One genomic segment of Sebastes fasciatus isolate fSebFas1 chromosome 17, fSebFas1.pri, whole genome shotgun sequence includes these proteins:
- the LOC141754167 gene encoding C2 calcium-dependent domain-containing protein 4C-like, translating into MSSLRSLVLTPQRTPSFVIVTRSPLLFLSPRLHRRFPDRTRLLSDPDEDSPGPGPPEARLSPAASPRYLLHRPRIRPPSRADTTADAAESADTDLTTRAAMSLPHVRKVITPYGFRAVLAASPCTRRRESLFHRNKPVRVTVTDTDQQDPWADPPTPPNPGPDRSPVCLRPIRAFGLQVMKELRRPAAALKALSPATRTRPR; encoded by the exons ATGTCGTCTCTGCGGAGTCTGGTTCTGACCCCTCAGCGGACTCCGAGCTTCGTCATCGTGACCCGCAGTccgctcctcttcctgtctccGCGGCTCCACCGGCGGTTCCCGGACCGGACCCGGCTGCTGTCGGACCCTGATGAGGACAGTCCGGGACCAGGTCCTCCTGAGGCCCGGCTCAGCCCTGCGGCCTCTCCCCGGTACCTGCTGCACCGGCCGCGGATCAGACCTCCGAGCCGAGCCGACACCACCGCTGATGCTGCAGAGTCTGCGGACACCGACCTGACGACGCGCGCCGCCATGTCGCTGCCGCACGTGCGGAAGGTGATCACGCCCTACGGATTCCGAGCCGTGCTGGCAGCGAGCCCGTGCACACGCCGGCGGGAGTCGCTGTTTCACCGGAACAAACCGGTGAGGGTAACGGTCACTGACACGGACCAGCAGGACCCATGGGCGGACCCCCCTACTCCTCCTAATCCCGGTCCCGACAGGTCCCCGGTCTGTCTGCGGCCCATTAGAGCTTTTGGCCTGCAG GTGATGAAGGAGCTGAGGAGACCTGCAGCTGCCCTGAAGGCTCTGAGTCCCGCCACCAGGACGCGCCCCCGCTGA